ttagattatactatctttgtatattctctATACTTGCACAATTTCAAagtaatcaaagattaatagccatgtcatcaattaattttttaaattcacatttttgtagtttaaaataatgcataaaagatgactttatggatcgaatggtaaataacatctaattgaaatgaaaattgccaagaatgttaagaacatatagaagaTTGGATTTAAATTACACAAAGTCTAActctaaataatattacactacccaataatttgatatagaattcatattttgaaaattctatcgttaaattacatattcaatattttcttaatattcttgtcaattttcatgtcaattggatgtttTTTACAATTCGatcataaactcattttttatgcattaatGTTAAGTTATTAGtatgaaaattgacatgaatGTTAATAACACatagaacatataatttaatGATGAGATTTTCAATATATTCTATATTAaattattgggtggtgtaacattgtttaGAATTACACCaaatgtaccttttttttttttttttttttgagaaggaccaagtataacttgaactcaacctttatttatatatatatatatatatatatatatatagagagagagagagagagagagagagagagagagagatttgaaagTTTGGTAGTTGCAATTATGGATAGAACTTTTGGTATGTACTTTTTCAATTTGACTGTTTGtatcctcaattttttttttttgaaataattacaacatgctgcagCTCGAATCCTTTTCCCCTAGACTCCCAAGCATTTTGTGCATGGGGAGATACCAATTCATCTACAAAGCTTTTGGCGTTTGTATCCTCAGTTTTAGAACTTTGGAAATACTGCAAGCTATAAATAAAGAGTAGTTATAGTACCATATAAAATACTATAATTTCTGCTACAATTTCTACCACAATTATCTTACTTCTCAAATTGTAACTAgttatttgttattttcatATGAATCTACCACTTTTTCTCCACTACTCACAGTCTGCCATGTGGATAGTTGTGATATTTTATgtggttttagaatttttgttaaataaacaCTACTAAGTTAAAATTCCTTATTTGGAGTGATTGTTTCAAAACCTTGatagagaatgaaaaattgaaataaaataatataaaattataccaTCTAAATtgattcattattattttactcctataaatttatttttgtcgTTTTggtcttataaattttttagaaaaaataataatttgggaGGGAGGAGTGGGGTCAAACTTGAGCATGATAATAAATACTTCAAGCCATACACCTACCCACTAgggtggttttttatttattttttatttagtataaaaaatactaaatattttgtttttgaaaactatttttgttaaaaagccTCTGTACTAAACTTATTTAGTAATGTTGTCTCTTTTAGGAACTTGACTTTCTCAAAATTAAGTTCAAAGTCAGTTTCACTAAAGTGGAGTTCTATGAAATTTAGTTATATGTGACAAAcgtgaaactcaattttctcaaaacttgAGTTAAAAGTTCTGCTAAATTGTAGAGAACTTGATTTTGGCGAAATCAAGTTTCACGTTGAAAATCGACTTTTCAGacaattgagtttcaaaatgagattatataactaaataagttgcgATAAAggttttataacaaaataattttaaaaactcaaatatttagcaaaaaagGCCAACTAAGGTacttaaaatgattattttcgTTTTAAGTAAGTTGGGGTAGCATTTGCTATTAGTATGTTACTCCATAAGTCCTTCTGTCCATAACTGTTGttaattaatacattttttttttaatattaaaaacaGTTAAAgcttctttaaaaaattgagtaatgctacatacacaagttattttacaacattttcacaaactgttgatgtggttttagtattttctaaatagttattataaataaaaatgtgatgttagttaTGGGCTCATACTAaaactagtaagaatttgtcacattaacagtttataaaaatattataaaataatttgtgtctgTATCGTTACTCTTAAAAAATATAGCAAATTACATTCTTTAAATTTAGTCAATTATCACTTTGAGaatttaagtttaatttttgtcattttgataTTGTAAACTCATATTTGTTGTCACTgtcattaatgaaaatttttttcaggtgctcaattggtaaagttttttttttttttttttaaattgatggattacaaaaatagaattttcagaactaaaataacaatccaccaaattttgaagatctaatttatattttggccttaaaaaaaaaagtcttaccaaaaaataaaataaaataaaaaaaagagagaaagaagaagagccaAAGTGAAGTTAAAAATGCATTACTTTTCACTTCGTTTCTGTAGAGGAGCCAGCAGACTTTCTTCTCCAAGTTTCATGGCTCCctccctctcttctctcttacTCTCACCCTCCAAcccttctttcctttcttcccCAAACCCTAACTTCACCCACCGCCGCACTATCTCTCGCCGCACCCAAATCCTCTCCTTcaccaaaaacaacaacaattcgTCTTCCAAGCCCACCGACCTCGCCGCCACCGAGAAGAAGTCGTTCGCCGTCGCCACCGGCGAGCTATTCTTGGGCCTGGCGTCGCGGCTCTTCATACGGAGAGGGCCCAGCAAGGGCCCGAATGGGGAGGTGGGTTCGGTGGCCATGTTTGAGGACTTGAATGGGAGTGGGTTTTATGCGAATGGTAGTAGTAGTAGCAAGGAGAGGATTGGGGCTGTGATGGAGGATGAGATTGAACCCGACGTCGTTTGGGAGCAGAGAGTGAAGGACGTGGAAGCTGAGCGTCAACGACGTGTCGTTACGAGTCCTGGGTTTAGTTTCTCTGCTGCTGGGCTCTTGTTTCCTTACCATCTCGGTGTCGCTCAGTTCCTCATTGAAAAGGGTTATATCAAGGTTTGTCATTGTGTCATgtctaattttaataaaaagatttttttttttttactaatatcGTCGAAATTGAACAATGCAACAAATGGGTACTaagttttatgtttattttattattattatttttggtttgttatgCACAACTCCTTTGAGATAGCAAATTGTGATTAGTGTAAAGTAACTTTCAAATAGGACCACTGCTGATGTCACTTTCGGTATACACCAATCACAAATGTGATTGCCAATTCAgcagtttttgaaaaaagttgTGGAATTTGTTGTGTCCTTCGACTTATTGTCTGGCAGTGCGTGACAAAACAAGTGATGTCTGTTGATTTAATATGGTTGTTGAGGGTATATGTGAGCTTTGAAGTGGAAGTTAGCATTTTTATGAATGTATGTATGTAGAAGTTAGCATTACACGAATTCATGAGGTGACGAGTTATGATTGGAGCAACATTAATAGTTGTGGAAAAATGTTGTCTTTAGACTTATTGATGTATATATACATTACAAGCGATTAGTGTAATTGCTGAGAGTTTGAATGTATTAGTGACTATATGAGATTAGACTTTATTAGAGTGTGCTTGTGTTatgcttttttgaattttgtttctttactttttatttttttattcctcgACAACAGCAATCTTAATCATTATCTTCATAGAAAATGAACAATATAATCGTTTGGTCAAGTCTTTATATTCATAACTGGAATGTATACTCTGACTCAGGAGACCACGCCATTAGCTGGTTCCTCAGCTGGTGCAATAGTCTGTGCGGTGATTGCCTCTGGAGCAAGTATGGAAGAGGCCTTGAAAGCTACCAAAATCCTGGCTGAAGATTGCCGGAATAGAGGGACTGCATTTCGGCTTGGGGTATGCCTCTACTCCACTTAGTTCAATACTGATATATCTCAATTGAGTAAAATCTTATATTCTTTCATGTTTGGAGTGGTAAAtggttacttatcaaaaaaaagaaaagaaaagaaaagatagtggTAAATGGTTGCCTAGATAAAGAATTGAGATGTAATCCTTAGTACTTCAAGTTAATGTGGTCCAACATTGATATCCATCTTTGTAGTGGAATTCAAATATTGTTGATGTCAGATGTATACTCTTTGCAGTTTATCAACGTGAGTGTTCATGTCAGTAACTGATTTTCAAGCTTTAACACTTTCCAAACCTTCATTGGTACAAAACTTTTATCAATTTAGAGTACACTTGTTCATATCTTTAGGACCTAGAGATTATGTCCACTTTTTCTGCAGTATTacaatcaatttgaatttaattacaGTAAGATACGCAGCTACACAACAAGATGTCCTGATATATCCTATAGTGAGTTTAGCAGTTTCAATGGTTGGAATTtgtcctttttttatttagtaacAGGTTGGAATATGTCTTGAGAATAGGCTCTATGAATCATTCTTGATTTTATTGTCATTGTGTTCTTGGCATGACAATGTTCATCCAGTCAGCAATCAATATTTAAGAATGTTAATTGCATAGCTTTTGTATCTGACTACAAAATGTCGGAAGTCTTTGTTAGTTGAGTTTGTATGGGACTTAGAAACTACTCTATAAaagtacttatcaaaaaaaaaaaaaaaaaaaaaactactctataaaaatgtaatgtttttttttttccttggtatGGGAAGTGCCTCACCTCTGTTGAGCATCTTGATGTAGTTTCTAGTAAGGtctttattataataataataataataataataataattattattattattatttcatatgAAGAGTCAATGAACTAggctttagaaaaaaaaaatacttatgtttttcatttttccttaaaataagGTAAAAAGCTCAATGCAGGGCTAGGCATTGATAGACCATTGTCATCTATGTTTTTGACCTCCCTAAACTGAAATATATTATCATCTTTCAAACTAGCGGACCAACTAGAATTCTAATAATCTGAAATGTAAACAGTTTATGGATTAGATTCCATAGTTTTAGATTTAACACAGACTCCATGACATCTAGGCATAATGAAGTAATAGACATGAAATCACAGACAAAAGGGTATATCTTTAAAAACTTGAGACTTGAAATTGGGTGCAAGTCCTCTTTCCTGTGGCTTGATTTGCAATTTAGACTTTCTATTGTCTTTTGGGTATTTactaccttcttcttctttttattttttaattaaactaaagcaattatcaaataattttattttatttttttattttttgggaatgTGGTGATACAAAGTTGAGTTTTggcttttcttttcaaatttgtgATCTTATGGCTCTATGAACTAACAGCACTGTGGAAAATGAGAGAGCCAACTTAATATCATAAATAAATCTTTTGCTTAAATTCCAAGCATTCTTAATTTTGTccaatttttctttgcatagGCTGTTCTTCGAGATGTTCTTGATAAGTTTCTGCCAGATGATGTTCATATTAGGTCCACCGGGAGGGTTCGTGGTAAGAATGGTTCTTTTGCTTCCTTAAATGTGCATAATATGATTTGTGTATACAGATGTTTACTAGTGGGGAACACTTTATCTCTttgattactaaaaaaatttcattggaaAGAGAGGAAATCCATTCTTAGAAGCAGTGAAATAGAATCCCTCTTAAGAAAAACAagctaaaattcaaataatcaaTCAAGTCTACAAAGAAAGGAATATATGAACACTGATAAAACTAGCAGATCACTCATACCAAATCTGCAAATATAGAGATTTTtagctgaaaaaaaaataataatgaataatcattcattaaaaaatatatttgaagatTATTCTATCCCCACCTCCCGTTCCCCCTCTACCTCCCCCTCCCCCATATGTACCTACCAAAAAAAAGGGATTATTCAatgagtatttttttaaaaaaatattttaaatttgtaggGTTTGCCAAAGAGGAATATtatgtttgtactttgtaggAGGGAGCAGTTTCCTTATGCATAATACAATGAAGGCAGCgtagtcattaaaaaaaattgaatatggTGAGCATAAAAATAGTAGATTAATTGCTTTGAACAAAGCTGATTTGTTGGAAGGGCTGTGTGTTGTCAGATGACATAAAACATGGAGGAGGTCTATTgctgtttccaaaaaaaaaaaaaaaaaaaaaaaaagagaagacttTTCAATTCACTTCTATGTGCCACTTCTTATTAGATCTCTTTTGTTGCAGTTGCTGTAACCCAGATTCTTTGGAGGCCTAGGGGCTTGTTGGTGGATACGTTCGATTCCAAGGAAGATGTCATCAATGCAGTTTTCACTTCTTCCTTTATTCCAGGGTGATTTGTTAAAATACcaatttatatttcaaatgtTTGCTATTGTATTAGTACATATAATGTGGTAGACCGGAAAATATACTTCTGTGCAGATATCTTGCACCTAGACCAGCTACATTGTTTCGAAACAGACTTTGCATTGATGGGGGATTGACGTTGTTTATGCCACCGACATCTGCTGCACAGACGGTATTTGCTTGAGATGATTTAACTTGTTATGactcatggttttgttcttaAGTTGAAAAACTGTATGTTTAATACACTGATGCACCTTACAAAATTGTAGCTTCATTGCATTTAATCCATGTGGTTGCATAAATTAATTATGTGAAACCAGCATCGTGCTTTGCCCTCCACTCTTGTATAAATTAATTATGTCCTGTTTTAGTTATCTCTGAACAGTAGTAGAGGGCATGTTTGGGAAAATGTGCAACAGTAGCAGACCAGTGGTGATTCTCCTTTGGGATTTTTTCAGAAAACTTTTGACTAATTTGACTTAGTTTTTCCGTGTCCATTCTTCATATTCTGTGGTGATGGAATTGAATTTATTCTCTGCAAAACATTGTGAAGTGGTGATCTTAGGCTCTCTCCTTCATTATCACTTACAAAACTAACACCAAAGGTGGCCAATACATTCTGCTTATTGGATTTAGCAACTAGCAGCAATTGATGAAGAACTAGCCAAGCCATATTTGGAAGGATTTAAACGGATTTGGTATTGTAAGATGTTTGGGATGAGCTCAAGTTAGCAAGGTCTAACTTATGCATGGAATCCATCTGAAGCTTTCTTGATACCTTTCACAATCTTTAGATAGAGTACAGTATTGTGATTTGCGTTTAAGAAGATTTGATTTTCTCATTGAGGGAGATTCTCCCCTGCTGGGGAACTGATAGATTAGGTTGGAGATGGTGAAACGTGGTAGAAGAGGTCGTGGTGACTCTGGAAGACATATTGGGTATCATTTAGTGCTTGGGCACTAGTAGATATTAGTGAGGCCAAGGAAGGGAAGGAGTGCAAATTCAGAGCATTGGAGACTAATACTGACAGTGATGTGTTAGGGACTGCAGAAAAGAGCCTTAAGGTTGGAAGTGAGGTAAAGGCGATCTCTTGTAATAATCTACCACATGGAGAAAGTCAAGAGGATGTTCAAGATTGGGGATGAGTGGAATGTGTTTCCTCGAACATGCCCATTGTAATTGAATATCTGTCATGTTTACTTCTTGAGTGTTGAAGATCAAGAACTGGTGAAGATGATGAGTGGAGCACACATGCTTGTTAAAACTGGTAAATTAGCAAGAAATTCTGTTTTGGCAGTTGGTAATGACCTAGCCTATGTAACAAATGGGGATGATCTGGACAATCTACAGCTGAGGAGGCTCATAATACTTTGGGTGAGTTTGGATTTGGGCATAGTAACAAACTCTAAGCCTGTAATTATTTAGCAACAAACTGGGCTAGGCACTTGCCTGAAGTGCCTTTGACTTCACTGGGTGGGTTAGAACCAGTAACAAACTCTAGGCCTGTGATTTAGCAAGAACAAGACTAATTGACTCTGTTCAAGGAAGAACAGAGGAGATACTCAAAGCTGGAATATCATGCTCTAATTAAAGTCGATTGAAAAGTGATTTTTAAACCACTATAGGAGGTGGTTGAGGCTGGCACAGCAAAGTGGGAAACAAGTTTAGTGGGTCAATTTCTAGAAGCCTTTGCCTTTTATGCTGGTCAAGCATATGGTCGGAAGCTTTGTGGAGCCAGTTTGGTTTGGTGGAAACATTGTCTTTTGAGAATGGTTATTCCTTTTCAAATTTGAGGATCTAAGGAGTAGGGATAATGTTCCTGAGGTGCGAGTATGGCATACGGCAAAAAAGCCTCTAATACTGTGCAAATGGTAGCCAGGCATGCCCCTGATGGATCTTTCCCTAAAGATAATCCTGATCTGGATCAAGAATCTGAGGATACCCATTTGATATTGGAACCCAGCTTGTCTGAGTCATGCAGCTAGTGGGGTAGGAAAGCCCATATATGTAGACACCATCACAAAGACTAACAAAAGATTGGGATTTGCGCAGATATTGGTGGAAATTGATTTGGATGCAGAATTCCTAGGGGAAATTGAAGTTGGTGTGGGGGATGATAAGTCATCTTGCTGCGAATCAATTACCTTGGATTCCATTGAAGTGTGCTAAATGCAATACATATGCTCTCCTGCTAAAAAAGCTGCGGTCCCAAGCTTTAAGAATGAACAGATAAGTAAGCCAAAGAAGATGTGGATTCCTAAGAAGCAACATACTTGACACAGCACCAAAACGATGGAATGCAAAAATTAATGAATAGAAAGACAGAGGCTATAACCTAAGAGTTAGCACCTAGACTTGCTTGGAGTCGAAACCAAGTAAAAGAGAACCTCTAGGAGTCAGCAACTAGGATTGACTAGGGTTAACACCAGACCATTTGGAAAATTTCAAGAGATTTTATTCCATCAAAATAATCTGTCTCCATAGGAGTACAATAACTATGCTTATGTAGACTACTAAACCTAATTCTAACTGACATAgcaaaaccctaattctaattgaCTAAGGAATGATAATTCTAAATGACTTGGGAAatcccaattattgaattacaaaaattaacttTGACTCTAGGATATTggataaaaatactaataaacctaagtaatcactaatacctaaaataaaatacaattaaccaataaaaatacaattgactccAAATTTAAATaagactaaataaaaataaatatttctttgTGCTTCCTGCATCATTGATGTTTTGAGTTGGTGTGTGTAGTTGTTAGCACCTTGTTACTCAGGTTTCCTGTGATAATTTGAGGCTAATAAAGGTCCCGTTTGTAACTGGTTTAGTTTCAATAATACATCTGATTTATCGGAAAAAAATGAAGTGAGAATGTATGCATTTTTGTATAATGTGCACCggcattcatttattttaatgatttcaTGTTCtctttaaaaaccaaaaatagagTAGAGTTATTCAACTTGTCATGGTGCCTCTAGTTCACTTTTGTAAGGACACCtgaaaaaatattatggaaCTAAACAAGATACATTTGTGCAAGCACAAATTTTGAGGTTACTCCTGAAGGTACTATCACTGAGCCTTGTTGCTTCGCAGATTCGTGTTTGCGCTTTTCCAGCTAGTCGATTGGGGTTGCAAGGAATTGGGATCAGTCCAGACTGTAATCCTGAAGATAGGGCCAGCCCCCGAGAGGTAGTCTTTTAGCTCTTTAATTGAGTGCTCCATTTTTTCAGTGAATAAGTCAATGAACATTCTGTCCATTTCAGCTTTTCAATTGGGCACTTGAGCCAGCAGAAGATCATGTTTTAGACCGGCTCTTCCTGCTTGGGTATCAAGATGCGGCTGTTTGGGCAGAAGAGAACCCAGTCGAAGATTTAGTTGAAGATGTAGTTGAAGATAACGACTCCTTAGTTGGAAATGGCCTTCCCTCTTCATGATAGTGATTGATATAGAAGATGTATGAGATCATCAGGGGGTTCCTCTCCAACCTTTTGGATCCTGTTATTACATTATCAAGTGGCAGGTTCCAGAGGCTAGTATTCCTGTTGCAGTACAGTGCTTATTTATAGAGGACAGAATGAGCATTCTCTGGTATAGTACCACATATTGTATAATAAGATTGTAAAGTCGGGACAATAAAATAGGAAAAGCCATAGAATAGTTTATATGAGATTAATAAGAATAGTTCAATTTCAATCTTTATTTTCGTCACAAGTGAACTTTATCTCCATTCAAGAGTACAATATTCTTGATAGAATTTTAAGAGGGTCTTTGTTATTTGTATACATACAATTCTAAAACAAACAGAAACATTCTCCCATTCTGTTGTTTCtgtatgttaaaaaaaaaaaaaaaaaccttctattAATTACTTCAGCTTGTTGAACTAGTTGTGCGTTAAGACACTTGATCCTCAAGAATGAGTGACTGCATGTGGTGGCATCTTGCACTCATGTTAACCACTCAAATATATGGTCATGAGGGAAGCAGGCCATGGGTTGAGTAGGTTGTGTTGACCCTTTTGGTGGTGCGTGACTACACAAGTAGGCTAAGCTGGCAGTATGTTATTGGCCTTGTGAATGTGATGGTTTGTGGTCTCAGCCTTGTATGTTGCAAGCAGTGTGTTTTGTAGGTGGTATGTGCAGCGGTGAGCCATAGCAACCTTACATAGGCTTGACCATGAGCTAGTTGTTGTGTGGGTTGTGTAACGACTAACGAAGGTTTGAACTGTTTGAGTGTGTAGTATATTGGTTCAATGTGTGAAAAACAAGATTGGACATGGGCTGTTTGGCCCAGTAGGTTGGACAGTGTGTAGTAGGTTGGTTCAATATGGGAAACACAAGATTGGACATGGGCTGTTTGGCCGAGTAGGTTTGCTTTCTTATAGATGGTATAATGTTGTGTAGGCTGTGGGTATTTGCTTGGGCTGCGAGGTGTGTTTGTATGACTTGGGATGGGCTAGAACATGTGCATGGGTAGATGTGATCTTATAAATGAAGCTAAATCTGCTTCTACTTATATGTAGAgattccaagaaaatctaaatctaacccttaaggatctaatgacacTTGTCATTTGTTCTAGGACAGTTATGTGTCACGCGGATAAACACcttataacacttttttttttttttactcatatgGTGCCAAGGACACCAATCAGGGAAAAAAGACTCTTCAATGGCCTCCCACTTCCAAACATCCTTCACCTCATAATCCCTCTAAGCCACAATCCTCATGACATTCCTCAAATGAATCATGCCTTATAGTTCAGTACCTTGATCCATGCCCAAGGCTAGACCGGCATATAATTTCTTTGCCAATGTCTTTCAAAGGTGCCAAGGGCCCAAGTTTACCTTTACCCAACCCACCTATCTCAATGAGCTATCACAAAGGATGTATGCAGAGGAGACAGAAAAAGTTATTTTCACACACTCGCGTGAGAGGAAGATAGTATTTTTTGTATCAGTCTAATGAGACTAATGTCTCACTGACATGTGGATCTCACATGACCCACATGTCAGTGAGACATTGGTCTTATAAGATCCGTGCATACAAGATTTTATTCATAAGCAAACTTCAtagatttcttttaaataattgttaaatttttattattaaaaaaatggagaaaaaaaaacgTTAATATTGTTAAGATGTTGCATGCATGTGATACATAAGATATCACCTCCTTCCCTATTACTCTATAGATGTGA
This DNA window, taken from Quercus robur chromosome 2, dhQueRobu3.1, whole genome shotgun sequence, encodes the following:
- the LOC126715844 gene encoding uncharacterized protein LOC126715844, encoding MHYFSLRFCRGASRLSSPSFMAPSLSSLLLSPSNPSFLSSPNPNFTHRRTISRRTQILSFTKNNNNSSSKPTDLAATEKKSFAVATGELFLGLASRLFIRRGPSKGPNGEVGSVAMFEDLNGSGFYANGSSSSKERIGAVMEDEIEPDVVWEQRVKDVEAERQRRVVTSPGFSFSAAGLLFPYHLGVAQFLIEKGYIKETTPLAGSSAGAIVCAVIASGASMEEALKATKILAEDCRNRGTAFRLGAVLRDVLDKFLPDDVHIRSTGRVRVAVTQILWRPRGLLVDTFDSKEDVINAVFTSSFIPGYLAPRPATLFRNRLCIDGGLTLFMPPTSAAQTIRVCAFPASRLGLQGIGISPDCNPEDRASPRELFNWALEPAEDHVLDRLFLLGYQDAAVWAEENPVEDLVEDVVEDNDSLVGNGLPSS